The following are encoded in a window of Paraburkholderia sp. HP33-1 genomic DNA:
- a CDS encoding YVTN family beta-propeller repeat protein, translating to MRKFILPGLTATFAATAALVAAAGFFSPAAHADNVIVLNSAEATLSLIDENSRQVVGTVPTGKEPHHLMATPDNSSLIVANSVSNSLMFVDPKTGHVQHWVENIEDPYQIGFSPDRKWLVTTGLRLDRLDIYHYDGQRNQMTLAARLPLAVMPSHMAFSNDSRTVFVTLQVSGELAAIDLPTQTVKWKMKVGKVPAGLWMTPGEKYLLVGMTGEDYVAVVDWRNQKVVKTIHTGKGAHNFRSLADGKHVAVSNRVASTISIIDEDALTNVGDITGLMPGPDDMELSADKRYLWVTFRFAKHIGVIDLNTHKLIQTIAVGRSPHGIYFFDRAPVTAPNGA from the coding sequence ATGCGTAAATTTATTCTTCCCGGCTTGACTGCCACGTTCGCCGCGACCGCGGCGCTGGTTGCCGCCGCAGGCTTTTTTTCTCCGGCCGCGCACGCCGATAACGTGATCGTGCTCAATTCCGCCGAAGCCACGCTGAGCCTGATCGACGAGAATAGCCGCCAGGTCGTCGGTACCGTGCCCACGGGCAAGGAGCCGCATCACCTGATGGCCACGCCGGACAATTCTTCGCTGATCGTCGCCAATTCGGTGTCGAACAGCCTGATGTTCGTCGATCCGAAAACGGGTCACGTGCAGCACTGGGTCGAGAACATCGAAGATCCCTATCAGATCGGTTTTTCGCCGGATCGCAAGTGGCTCGTCACGACGGGTCTGCGGCTCGATCGCCTCGACATCTATCACTACGACGGCCAGAGAAACCAGATGACGCTGGCCGCGCGGCTGCCGCTCGCTGTGATGCCGAGCCACATGGCGTTCTCGAACGACAGCAGGACCGTGTTCGTCACGCTGCAGGTCTCGGGTGAGCTCGCCGCGATCGACCTGCCCACGCAAACCGTCAAATGGAAGATGAAGGTCGGCAAGGTGCCCGCGGGTTTGTGGATGACGCCGGGCGAAAAGTACCTGCTCGTCGGCATGACCGGTGAGGACTACGTCGCCGTCGTCGACTGGCGCAACCAGAAGGTCGTCAAGACGATTCACACGGGCAAGGGCGCACACAACTTCCGCTCGCTCGCCGACGGCAAGCATGTCGCGGTGTCGAACCGGGTGGCCAGCACGATCAGCATCATCGACGAAGACGCGCTCACCAACGTCGGCGACATCACCGGTCTGATGCCGGGACCGGATGACATGGAACTCTCCGCCGACAAACGCTATCTGTGGGTGACCTTCCGCTTTGCGAAGCATATCGGCGTCATCGACCTCAATACGCACAAGCTGATCCAGACGATTGCGGTGGGCCGCTCGCCGCACGGCATCTATTTCTTCGATCGCGCGCCGGTCACGGCGCCGAACGGTGCCTGA
- a CDS encoding competence/damage-inducible protein A: protein MAFGVIIIGDEILSGRRVDKHLPKVIELLGARGLSLGWAEYIGDDPERITATLRRTFASGDIVFSTGGIGATPDDHTRQCAAAALGVPLGLHPQAAKLIQERIRDMYPANAPAPLDLNSPENRHRLNMGTYPQGAEIIPNGYNKIPGFSIRQHHFVPGFPVMAWPMIEWVLDTQYAHLHHSTPHAEKSLLVFELPESRVTPLMEKIERDFPGVRVFSLPSVGDAERGGVYARHHIDLGVKGEPEAVAAAFVKLREGVHLLGGDIVEPEAAAATGKPRS, encoded by the coding sequence ATGGCATTTGGCGTCATCATCATCGGCGATGAAATCCTGTCGGGCAGACGCGTCGACAAGCATCTGCCGAAGGTCATCGAGTTGCTCGGCGCGCGCGGGCTGTCGCTCGGCTGGGCGGAGTATATCGGCGACGATCCTGAGCGCATCACGGCGACGCTGCGGCGCACGTTCGCGTCGGGCGACATCGTCTTTTCGACGGGCGGCATCGGCGCGACGCCGGATGACCACACGCGCCAGTGCGCGGCGGCCGCGCTCGGCGTGCCGCTCGGACTGCATCCGCAGGCCGCGAAGTTGATCCAGGAGCGCATCCGCGACATGTATCCGGCGAACGCACCCGCGCCGCTCGATCTGAACTCGCCCGAAAACCGGCATCGCCTGAATATGGGCACGTACCCGCAGGGCGCCGAGATCATTCCGAACGGCTACAACAAGATTCCGGGCTTTTCGATCCGCCAGCACCATTTCGTGCCGGGTTTCCCGGTGATGGCCTGGCCGATGATCGAGTGGGTGCTCGATACGCAGTACGCGCATCTGCATCACTCGACGCCGCACGCAGAAAAGTCACTGCTGGTGTTCGAGTTGCCGGAGTCGCGTGTGACGCCGCTGATGGAGAAAATCGAGCGCGATTTTCCGGGCGTGCGGGTCTTCAGTCTGCCGAGTGTCGGCGATGCGGAGCGCGGCGGCGTGTATGCGCGGCATCACATCGATCTCGGCGTGAAGGGTGAGCCGGAAGCCGTCGCCGCCGCGTTCGTGAAGCTGCGCGAGGGAGTGCATCTGCTCGGCGGCGATATCGTCGAGCCTGAAGCAGCGGCGGCCACGGGTAAGCCGCGAAGCTGA
- a CDS encoding rhodanese-like domain-containing protein, producing the protein MSTLEQLYAQADARRTENQLPYAGAVSPAEAFELLELDARTRLVDVRTRAELDWVGRPAVGDGQYAHVEWTRYPGAVPNQEFMQQLAQVATPDTPVLFLCRSAARSKLAAIAATQAGFTKAYDLLEGFEGDKDGQGHRKTVSGWCFRGLPWIGA; encoded by the coding sequence ATGAGCACGCTCGAACAGCTTTACGCGCAGGCGGACGCCCGCCGCACCGAGAACCAGTTGCCCTACGCGGGCGCGGTATCGCCGGCCGAGGCGTTCGAACTGCTGGAACTCGATGCGCGCACGCGTCTCGTCGACGTGCGTACCCGCGCCGAGCTCGACTGGGTCGGCCGGCCGGCGGTCGGTGATGGACAATATGCACACGTCGAATGGACGCGCTATCCGGGCGCGGTGCCCAATCAGGAGTTCATGCAGCAACTCGCGCAGGTGGCGACGCCCGACACGCCGGTGCTGTTCCTGTGCCGCAGCGCCGCGCGCTCGAAGCTCGCCGCGATCGCCGCGACCCAGGCCGGCTTCACGAAGGCGTATGACCTGCTGGAAGGCTTCGAAGGCGACAAGGACGGCCAGGGGCATCGGAAGACGGTGTCGGGATGGTGTTTTCGCGGCTTGCCGTGGATCGGCGCCTGA
- a CDS encoding YadA family autotransporter adhesin, whose product MTNKNISIISRAVRSTAGVSIAAAALYVTQASGAGFDSIEVGTASAPGDVAVAIGAEAAASGDSSLAVGWQANAQNDGAIAVGANAAAQGDGAVTIGPSSSAQGEGASAFGFFASAQAQRATAIGLNASALGVDSVATGSGSIAANSAASAFGALSTATSVGSTALGYVAQAGATNALAAGAWASALADSGVALGSNALVSGLGAIALGAAAQASGAYASAIGFGATAAGAGAIALGNNANASADNSVALGAHSSTTADLSQSAFAPAGTGVTPIAAASPTGEVSLGSANNERRLTNVAAGAAPTDAVNVSQLSAVDGKVDALAQSGALHYFSAYDAFDGSNDALADGTHALAAGSNASATGTDATAFGTSASANATGSTAIGAGAVAAADSALSIGYNASALAANSVALGQGSIADRAGTVSVGSAGNARQITNVAAGTADTDAVNVAQLKALSDQSSATAAKLDGALMYDTNADGSINRNSVTLGGDSTEGTVIHNVANGVLASDAVNLAQLNAALEGAINNAAIGSASALFTAAGDNATESAQASGSHAIAAGANAQASGANAVATGANAVASGNNATALGSAANASADNSVALGQGSIADRANTVSVGTAGQERQITNVAAGVRATDAVNVNQLQQGMSGAISEANRYTDDQIRSARRDSYGGTASALAMAGLPQAVLPGHGMVAMAGGTYGGQSALAISVSQLSDTGKWIYKVQGSTDSRGQFGASIGAGMHW is encoded by the coding sequence TTGACGAACAAGAATATTTCTATAATTTCCCGTGCGGTCCGAAGCACCGCCGGCGTTTCTATAGCGGCGGCGGCGCTTTACGTCACGCAAGCGAGCGGCGCTGGGTTCGATTCCATTGAGGTAGGCACGGCCAGCGCGCCCGGCGACGTCGCGGTCGCGATAGGTGCAGAGGCCGCAGCAAGCGGTGACTCATCGCTGGCGGTCGGCTGGCAGGCGAACGCACAAAACGACGGCGCGATCGCGGTGGGCGCGAACGCCGCGGCACAAGGCGATGGCGCCGTCACCATAGGACCCTCCTCTTCCGCGCAAGGCGAAGGCGCGAGCGCCTTCGGGTTCTTTGCGAGTGCGCAAGCGCAACGCGCGACCGCAATCGGCCTGAACGCATCGGCGCTCGGCGTCGACTCCGTCGCAACAGGCTCTGGTTCAATCGCGGCGAACTCGGCCGCATCCGCGTTCGGCGCTCTGTCCACGGCAACCAGCGTCGGATCGACCGCGCTCGGGTATGTCGCGCAAGCCGGCGCCACCAACGCCCTCGCCGCCGGAGCATGGGCCTCGGCGCTGGCGGACTCGGGCGTCGCGCTTGGCAGCAATGCCCTCGTCAGCGGCCTCGGCGCCATCGCGCTCGGCGCAGCCGCACAGGCGAGCGGCGCCTACGCAAGCGCAATCGGTTTTGGCGCAACGGCCGCGGGCGCCGGGGCGATCGCACTCGGCAACAACGCGAACGCGAGCGCCGACAATAGCGTCGCGTTGGGCGCCCATTCCAGCACCACGGCCGACCTCTCGCAAAGCGCGTTTGCGCCCGCGGGAACGGGTGTCACGCCGATTGCGGCCGCCAGCCCGACAGGCGAAGTCTCGCTCGGCTCGGCGAATAACGAGCGTCGCTTGACGAACGTCGCCGCGGGCGCGGCGCCCACCGACGCGGTCAACGTGAGCCAGTTGAGCGCAGTCGACGGAAAGGTCGATGCACTTGCTCAAAGCGGCGCGCTGCATTACTTCAGCGCCTACGACGCGTTCGACGGCTCCAACGACGCGCTCGCTGATGGCACACATGCGCTCGCCGCGGGCAGCAATGCCAGCGCGACGGGCACTGACGCAACTGCGTTCGGCACGAGCGCCAGCGCGAACGCAACGGGCTCGACCGCGATTGGCGCGGGTGCCGTCGCGGCCGCCGATAGCGCACTGTCGATCGGTTACAACGCGAGCGCGCTAGCTGCAAATTCCGTCGCGCTTGGCCAAGGCTCGATCGCCGATCGCGCGGGCACCGTGTCGGTCGGTTCAGCAGGCAACGCGCGCCAGATTACCAACGTAGCGGCCGGCACTGCCGACACCGACGCCGTCAACGTCGCCCAGCTGAAAGCCTTGAGCGACCAGAGCAGCGCGACCGCAGCGAAGCTCGACGGCGCGCTCATGTACGACACGAACGCGGACGGCAGCATCAACCGGAACAGCGTGACGCTCGGTGGCGATTCAACTGAGGGCACCGTCATCCATAACGTCGCGAACGGTGTGCTGGCGTCCGACGCGGTCAATCTCGCCCAGTTGAACGCGGCGCTCGAGGGTGCAATCAATAACGCGGCGATCGGCTCGGCTAGCGCGTTGTTCACTGCGGCTGGCGATAACGCGACTGAAAGCGCGCAGGCGTCGGGCTCGCACGCGATTGCGGCCGGAGCGAACGCGCAGGCGAGCGGCGCAAACGCCGTTGCCACCGGAGCGAATGCCGTTGCCAGCGGCAACAACGCCACGGCGCTTGGCTCCGCAGCCAACGCGAGCGCCGACAACTCAGTAGCGTTAGGCCAAGGCTCGATCGCGGACCGCGCGAACACCGTGTCGGTCGGCACAGCAGGCCAGGAGCGCCAGATCACCAACGTCGCGGCCGGCGTGCGAGCCACCGACGCGGTCAACGTCAATCAGTTGCAGCAAGGCATGAGTGGCGCGATCAGCGAGGCGAATCGTTATACCGACGACCAGATCCGCTCGGCCCGCCGGGATAGCTATGGCGGCACGGCATCGGCGCTCGCGATGGCCGGCTTGCCGCAAGCAGTCCTGCCGGGACACGGCATGGTCGCCATGGCAGGCGGCACGTACGGCGGTCAATCGGCACTCGCGATCAGCGTGTCGCAGTTATCGGACACCGGCAAGTGGATCTACAAGGTCCAGGGCAGCACAGACTCGCGCGGGCAGTTCGGCGCCTCGATCGGAGCGGGGATGCATTGGTGA
- a CDS encoding sterol desaturase family protein — MFHVIFSSLDSFVSAVQTWLYVDVVQPLLFHLNLMDYDEDTYDSLYWVIVGVLEVLAMYAILRPLEALRPVEQWENRKAVRVDVLYTWIAKLGILNLFFFFALQPFFDNVQGWLRLHGIANLNFDNLWPGVTTRPLVTFVMYLLVLDFAAYWYHRWQHRIGVWWELHAVHHSQQQMSLWSDDRNHLLDDLLQASFFAVIALVIGVQPSQFVVLVAITNLAQSVQHANIRLYYGWLGERLLVSPTFHRRHHAIGYGHEGLKYGCNFGVLFPWWDMMFRSVSWNRDLEPTGISDQLAGRRYGEGFWAQHWFAFVRIAQRLVPKRPAPGNDTAAV, encoded by the coding sequence ATGTTCCATGTGATTTTCTCGTCACTCGACAGCTTCGTTTCAGCCGTGCAGACCTGGCTGTACGTCGACGTGGTGCAGCCGCTGCTGTTCCATCTCAACCTGATGGACTACGACGAGGACACCTACGACAGCCTGTACTGGGTCATCGTCGGTGTGCTCGAGGTGCTCGCCATGTACGCGATCCTGCGACCGCTCGAGGCGCTGCGCCCGGTCGAGCAATGGGAGAACCGCAAGGCGGTGCGCGTCGACGTGCTGTACACGTGGATCGCCAAGCTCGGCATTCTGAATCTGTTTTTCTTCTTCGCGCTCCAGCCGTTCTTCGACAACGTGCAAGGCTGGTTGCGGCTGCACGGCATCGCGAACCTGAACTTCGACAACCTGTGGCCCGGCGTGACCACGCGGCCGCTCGTCACGTTCGTCATGTATCTGCTCGTGCTCGATTTCGCCGCCTACTGGTATCACCGCTGGCAGCACCGTATCGGCGTGTGGTGGGAGTTGCATGCGGTACACCATAGTCAGCAGCAGATGTCGTTGTGGTCCGACGATCGTAACCATCTGCTCGACGATCTGCTGCAGGCGTCGTTTTTCGCGGTGATCGCGCTCGTGATCGGTGTGCAGCCGTCGCAGTTCGTCGTGCTCGTTGCGATCACGAACCTCGCGCAAAGTGTGCAGCACGCGAACATCCGCCTGTACTACGGTTGGCTCGGCGAGCGCTTGCTCGTCAGCCCGACCTTCCACCGCCGTCACCACGCGATCGGCTATGGGCATGAAGGGCTCAAATACGGCTGCAATTTCGGCGTGCTGTTCCCGTGGTGGGACATGATGTTCCGCAGCGTGTCGTGGAACCGCGACCTGGAGCCGACCGGTATCAGCGATCAGCTCGCAGGCCGTCGCTATGGCGAGGGTTTCTGGGCGCAGCACTGGTTCGCGTTCGTCCGGATCGCGCAGCGCCTCGTGCCGAAGCGCCCCGCACCCGGCAACGACACTGCCGCCGTTTGA
- a CDS encoding EI24 domain-containing protein, giving the protein MNDLLRSFGRALASALHPRMLWLTFKPFIVATVGWGVLLWFFWQTLTGTTRMWLDDWSFTATLYHLFDRLGFSALHAVIAPFIVIAVAIPLIVVTVLLLIAMLSMPAVIRFLAARQFAELEMRRGGTWYGSLGQALWATLLCLVMLIVTLPLWLVPPFFALIPPLLWGWLTYRLMTYDALALHATRDERRELVRRHRLPLLMIGIVSGLLGSVPTLLWASSVWLIVLFPVITTVTIWIYAFILVFSALWFGYYCLRALQRMRAEAPGGAREVAPVPY; this is encoded by the coding sequence ATGAATGATCTGTTGCGCTCGTTCGGGCGCGCGCTCGCAAGCGCGTTGCATCCGCGCATGCTCTGGCTCACCTTCAAACCTTTTATCGTCGCGACCGTCGGTTGGGGCGTGCTCCTGTGGTTCTTCTGGCAGACACTGACCGGCACGACCCGCATGTGGCTCGACGACTGGTCTTTCACCGCCACGCTTTACCATCTGTTCGACCGGCTCGGTTTTTCGGCGCTGCATGCAGTCATCGCGCCGTTCATCGTGATCGCGGTGGCGATTCCGCTGATCGTCGTCACGGTGCTGCTGCTGATCGCCATGCTGTCGATGCCGGCCGTGATCCGCTTTCTCGCGGCGCGCCAGTTCGCCGAGCTCGAGATGCGGCGCGGCGGAACGTGGTACGGTAGCCTCGGTCAGGCGCTATGGGCCACGCTGCTGTGTCTCGTGATGCTGATCGTCACATTGCCGCTGTGGCTCGTGCCGCCGTTCTTCGCGCTGATTCCGCCGCTGCTGTGGGGCTGGCTCACGTATCGCCTGATGACCTACGACGCGCTCGCGTTGCATGCGACGCGTGACGAACGGCGCGAACTCGTGCGGCGCCATCGGCTGCCGCTGCTGATGATCGGCATCGTGAGCGGCCTGCTGGGTTCGGTGCCGACGCTGCTGTGGGCGTCGTCGGTATGGCTGATTGTGCTGTTCCCGGTGATCACGACCGTGACGATCTGGATTTACGCGTTCATTCTCGTGTTCTCGGCGCTATGGTTCGGCTACTACTGCCTGCGCGCGTTACAGCGTATGCGGGCGGAAGCGCCTGGCGGCGCGCGCGAGGTCGCGCCGGTTCCCTACTGA
- the glnA gene encoding type I glutamate--ammonia ligase, with product MSKSVADVVQLVKDEDVKFVDFRFTDTRGKEQHVSVPVSAFDEDKFESGHAFDGSSIAGWKGIEASDMLLVPDANTAFIDPFYEESTLVLTCDVVEPADGKGYERDPRSLAKRAEAYLKSSGLGDTAYFGPEPEFFIFDSVQWNTDQSGCFIKIGSEEAPWSSAKEFEGGNTGHRPGTKGGYFPVAPVDTFQDIRSEMCLLLEQIGIPVEVHHHEVAGQGQNEIGTKFSTLVQRADWLQQMKYVIHNVAHTYGKTATFMPKPVVGDNGSGMHVHQSIWKDGQNLFAGNGYAGLSEFALFYIGGIIKHARALNAITNPGTNSYKRLVPHFEAPVKLAYSARNRSASIRIPHVSNPKGRRIETRFPDPLANPYLCFSALMMAGLDGVQNKIHPGEAADKNLYDLPPEEDAKIPTVCAGLDQALDALDADREFLTRGGVFTDSMLDAYIELKTTELQRYRQSVHPIEFEMYYSL from the coding sequence ATGAGTAAATCCGTGGCCGACGTCGTTCAACTCGTCAAGGACGAAGACGTCAAGTTTGTCGACTTCCGTTTCACCGATACGCGCGGCAAGGAACAACACGTTTCGGTGCCGGTGTCGGCATTCGATGAAGACAAGTTCGAAAGCGGCCATGCGTTTGACGGTTCGTCGATTGCCGGCTGGAAGGGCATCGAAGCATCGGATATGTTGCTGGTCCCGGACGCGAACACGGCCTTCATCGACCCGTTCTACGAAGAGTCGACCCTCGTGCTGACCTGCGACGTCGTCGAACCGGCTGACGGCAAGGGCTACGAGCGCGATCCGCGCTCGCTCGCGAAGCGCGCCGAAGCGTACCTGAAGAGCTCGGGTCTCGGCGACACCGCTTACTTTGGTCCGGAACCGGAATTCTTCATTTTCGACTCGGTCCAGTGGAACACGGATCAGTCGGGCTGCTTCATCAAGATCGGTTCGGAAGAAGCACCGTGGTCGTCGGCGAAGGAATTCGAAGGCGGCAACACCGGCCACCGTCCGGGCACCAAGGGCGGCTACTTCCCGGTCGCGCCGGTCGACACGTTCCAGGACATCCGCTCGGAAATGTGTCTGCTGCTCGAACAGATCGGCATTCCGGTCGAAGTGCACCACCACGAAGTGGCGGGTCAGGGCCAGAACGAAATCGGCACCAAGTTCTCGACGCTCGTGCAGCGTGCTGACTGGCTGCAGCAGATGAAGTACGTCATCCACAACGTCGCGCATACGTATGGCAAGACGGCGACGTTCATGCCGAAGCCGGTCGTTGGCGATAACGGTTCGGGCATGCACGTTCACCAGTCGATCTGGAAGGACGGCCAGAACCTGTTCGCGGGCAACGGCTATGCAGGTCTGTCGGAATTCGCGCTGTTCTACATCGGCGGCATCATCAAGCACGCTCGCGCGCTGAACGCGATCACGAACCCGGGTACGAACTCGTACAAGCGTCTCGTGCCGCACTTCGAAGCACCGGTCAAGCTGGCTTACTCGGCTCGCAACCGTTCGGCATCGATCCGTATTCCGCACGTGTCGAACCCGAAGGGCCGCCGTATCGAAACGCGCTTCCCGGATCCGCTGGCGAATCCGTACCTGTGCTTCTCCGCGCTGATGATGGCGGGTCTGGACGGCGTGCAGAACAAGATTCATCCGGGCGAAGCCGCCGACAAGAACCTGTACGACCTGCCGCCGGAAGAGGATGCAAAGATCCCGACCGTGTGCGCGGGCCTCGACCAGGCTCTCGACGCGCTCGACGCGGACCGCGAGTTCCTGACGCGCGGTGGCGTGTTCACGGATTCGATGCTCGACGCGTACATCGAACTGAAGACGACGGAATTGCAGCGTTATCGTCAGTCGGTGCACCCGATCGAATTCGAAATGTACTACTCGCTGTAA